In Flavobacterium piscisymbiosum, the sequence TTTAGGCTCGAAAAATTTTCCTCCGTATTTTATAACATACTGAAGTTCATTGTTTAATTGTCCTGATCCTTCACCAACTTTACCCGGAGCAGCAGAGATGTTTTGTTTTTGAAGTGAACCAATAACCTCATTTGCCGAAATATTATACGAAAGCATTTTTTGAGGATCCAGCCATACACGCATCGAATATTCTTTCTGCCCCATGATTTCGGCACGGCCAACACCATCAATACGTTTTAGTTCCTGCAGAATATTAATATCAGTAAAATTGAAGATAAATTGTTCATCTTGAGTTTCATCTGTACTGGTAATATTCAGGTACATCAACATACTGTTTACCTCTTTTTCTGTAGTAACTCCGGCCCTGATTACCTCTTCAGGAAGTTCATCAAGTATGGTCGTTACACGGTTCTGTACGTTTACCGCCGCTAAATCGGGATCAGTTCCTACTTCAAAAAATACCTGAATCAGCGTTAAACCATCATTCGAAGTAACGGTCGACATATACGTCATTCCGGGAACACCGTTTATGGCACGTTCTAACGGAAGCGCCACGGCATCGGCAGAAACTTCGGCATTTGCTCCTGTATATTTAGCCGTTACGGTTACAGAAGGCGGAACAATATCAGGAAATTGAGTTATAGGAAGCTGGAATAAGGCTAATATTCCAAGCAGTACTATCATAGCCGAGATGATTAATGATAATATTTTTCTTTTAATAAACATTTCGATCATTTTGAAATCTTTTTATGATGTATAATAATTACAGGTTTACACTTTGAGTTTGTTGAATGTTGATTTTATCGCCATCTCGTAAGGATTGAATTCCTTCCTGAACAATTAAATCATTGTTTTTTAAACCTTTATTTAAAATATATACATCATCAAGAGTACTCCCGATGGTTACGTTTGTCATTTTAATAATCCCTTCTTTATTAACAACAAATACAAATTGTTTGTCCTGAATAGAAAAAACGGCTTTTTGCGGAATTACGATCACATTCGTTCTTGGTTCAGAAATAATAAGTTTTCCTGATGTACCATGCTTGATAAAACCTTGCGGATTATGAAACTTAGCTTTATATTGAATAGATCCTGTTTGTCTGTCGATATCTCCATCGGCAGTTTTTAATTCTCCTTTTTGGTCGTAAACCATTCCATTTGGCAATACTAGTTTAATATCGCCTTGTGTATGAAGGGTTTTGTCTTCCATCATCTGGAAATAAGTATTTTCAGGAATAGAGAAATAGGCATAAACATCGTCTAACTGTGAAACCGTTGTAAGCAGCGATCCGTTTTCGACCAAACTTCCTTCTTTAAACGGAATTCGGTCAACTGTACCATCAAACGGTGCACGTATCGTGGTAAAAATAATCTGCTGATTGATGGCTTTTTTTTCCGCGGAAGCGTGAGCTACTTTGGCAGAAGCCGCATCATGTTTTGCCTTAGATAATTCTAATTCTTTATCGGCGATTACTTTTTTATTGAAAAGAGTTTGAGCTTGTTCCAGCTCTACGGTTGCGATCCTTAAATCGGCCATACTGCTTTTGTAAACAGCCTGGGCTTTTAAGAGTTGTATTTGAAGTTCTACATCGCTTATTTTAAATAAAAGCTGGCCTTTTTTTACTTTTTGGCCTTCGCTTACATATACTTTGTCGAGTAATCCGGGAATACGAACGTGAATTTCTACATTGTTTTTGGCATGCACATCGGCAACAAACCGATTGGAAACGATGGTATC encodes:
- a CDS encoding efflux RND transporter periplasmic adaptor subunit; protein product: MKIKNSSFFIAILSLFVLVSCGDKTQKNSDKVKTFPVYKVTSKDTIVSNRFVADVHAKNNVEIHVRIPGLLDKVYVSEGQKVKKGQLLFKISDVELQIQLLKAQAVYKSSMADLRIATVELEQAQTLFNKKVIADKELELSKAKHDAASAKVAHASAEKKAINQQIIFTTIRAPFDGTVDRIPFKEGSLVENGSLLTTVSQLDDVYAYFSIPENTYFQMMEDKTLHTQGDIKLVLPNGMVYDQKGELKTADGDIDRQTGSIQYKAKFHNPQGFIKHGTSGKLIISEPRTNVIVIPQKAVFSIQDKQFVFVVNKEGIIKMTNVTIGSTLDDVYILNKGLKNNDLIVQEGIQSLRDGDKINIQQTQSVNL